From a single Bacillus gobiensis genomic region:
- a CDS encoding Rossmann-fold NAD(P)-binding domain-containing protein has product MIVDYLIREEGNHGGVAIDASDLNQVKEYKYILENKPEIALNRGELLNENAERHVIDAIKVKSLLLHFLVDVLDTFGGKHIHISIDYLFSGNKSSNTEDDQTDWYNMHSKFNALGEVIRVPHLTLQDWMNR; this is encoded by the coding sequence ATGATCGTAGACTACTTGATTAGAGAAGAAGGTAATCACGGAGGGGTCGCCATAGATGCAAGTGATCTTAATCAAGTTAAAGAATATAAATATATACTAGAGAATAAGCCTGAAATTGCTTTGAATAGAGGGGAGCTCTTAAATGAAAATGCAGAAAGACATGTAATTGATGCGATTAAAGTTAAGAGTTTATTACTCCATTTTTTAGTAGATGTATTAGACACTTTTGGTGGAAAACACATTCATATTAGTATAGATTATCTTTTTTCTGGTAACAAAAGTTCTAATACAGAAGATGATCAAACAGATTGGTATAATATGCATTCTAAATTTAATGCTTTAGGAGAAGTTATACGAGTACCACATTTAACCCTACAAGATTGGATGAATAGGTAG
- a CDS encoding NAD-dependent epimerase/dehydratase family protein, translating into MIKILITGAAGFTGVKACAYFLKEGYEVYGMVHKNTPKEEKIKFLSCDLMNHEEVEATLKSIKPHYVLHLAGQNHSGVSWDKPIPTFMANANGTLNLLEGVRLHSPQAKIIVVGSVIDFNPCYLTKPNHPYGLSKYVQTLLSSCWSTMFDLNIMIARPSNLIGPGPSNGICSLLAKKIALNERTSTSIEFHFHNLLDQRDFLDVRDAIKAYHTIFKYGKKNNSYTIASGNSKSLVDVVRVFKDLTPTNLMITTDFFQRVEPIRIDIKAIKLLGWEPQYTFNQSLRDSLNYHRGNFF; encoded by the coding sequence ATGATTAAGATCCTCATTACAGGTGCAGCGGGATTTACAGGTGTTAAAGCGTGTGCGTATTTCTTAAAGGAAGGATACGAAGTATATGGAATGGTTCATAAAAATACCCCTAAGGAAGAAAAAATCAAGTTCTTGTCTTGCGATCTAATGAATCATGAAGAGGTAGAAGCAACTCTTAAAAGTATAAAACCTCATTATGTCTTGCATTTAGCGGGACAAAACCACAGTGGAGTTTCTTGGGATAAACCAATTCCTACTTTTATGGCAAATGCAAATGGAACACTAAACTTACTTGAAGGAGTGCGACTTCATTCACCTCAAGCAAAAATAATCGTTGTTGGATCCGTAATAGACTTCAATCCTTGTTATCTAACAAAACCTAATCATCCATATGGCCTTTCTAAATATGTACAAACACTTTTATCTTCATGTTGGAGTACAATGTTTGATTTAAATATCATGATTGCTAGACCCTCAAATTTAATTGGACCAGGTCCTTCCAATGGTATCTGTTCTCTGCTGGCAAAAAAAATCGCCTTAAATGAAAGAACTTCTACGAGTATTGAATTTCACTTTCATAACCTTTTAGATCAACGAGACTTTCTAGATGTGAGAGATGCAATCAAAGCCTATCATACTATCTTTAAATACGGCAAAAAAAATAATTCATATACGATTGCTTCAGGTAATAGCAAGTCATTAGTAGATGTAGTGAGGGTCTTCAAGGATTTGACCCCTACTAATTTAATGATTACAACAGATTTTTTTCAACGTGTAGAGCCTATAAGAATTGATATTAAAGCGATAAAGTTGTTAGGGTGGGAGCCTCAATATACTTTCAATCAGAGCTTAAGGGATTCTCTGAATTATCATAGAGGAAATTTCTTTTAA
- the wecB gene encoding non-hydrolyzing UDP-N-acetylglucosamine 2-epimerase → MKIMTILGTRPEIIRLSIIIRKLDELSDQHILVHTGQNFTETLSDIFFKQLNVRNPDYVLLDRQQTLGEQLSTIFSRIEKILNENKPDKVLVLGDTNSGLSALLAERMGIPVVHLEAGNRCFDLEVPEEINRKIIDAISSFNLPYTPQSKENLVKEGIPRNRIFVSGNPIYEVLEHYKNEIQKSTILTKLSLQKDDYFLVTTHRAENVDHESRLLEIFSGINKIAEAYKKRIICSIHPRTKSRLNDKAIDIHPLVEFHEPFGFFDFVKLEQNALCVLTDSGTVQEECCLFHVPTVTIRKTTERPETVECGSNMVSGIDAENIANCTEVMINQPKTWAIPDGYDRNDVSDRVIKLVLGGIKVV, encoded by the coding sequence ATGAAAATCATGACTATTTTAGGAACACGGCCAGAAATTATTCGTTTAAGCATCATTATAAGAAAACTCGATGAATTGTCAGATCAGCATATATTAGTTCATACCGGACAGAATTTCACAGAAACATTAAGCGATATTTTTTTCAAACAATTAAACGTAAGAAATCCCGATTATGTCTTGCTGGATCGGCAGCAAACTCTGGGAGAGCAGCTATCTACTATTTTCAGCCGGATAGAAAAGATTCTGAATGAAAACAAACCAGACAAAGTACTCGTTCTAGGAGATACAAATAGCGGCCTTAGTGCTCTCTTAGCTGAACGAATGGGCATTCCTGTTGTTCATTTGGAAGCTGGAAACCGATGTTTTGATCTGGAAGTACCTGAGGAAATCAACAGAAAAATCATTGATGCAATTTCAAGTTTTAACCTGCCATACACTCCGCAAAGCAAAGAAAATTTAGTTAAAGAAGGAATTCCGAGAAATCGAATTTTTGTATCTGGCAATCCAATTTACGAGGTGCTGGAACATTACAAAAACGAGATTCAAAAAAGTACGATTCTTACTAAGTTAAGTTTGCAAAAAGATGATTATTTTCTCGTTACAACCCATCGTGCTGAGAACGTTGACCATGAATCCCGTTTGCTTGAAATATTTAGTGGCATTAACAAAATTGCAGAAGCGTATAAAAAAAGAATTATTTGCAGCATTCATCCTCGGACAAAATCACGGCTGAATGACAAAGCGATTGACATTCATCCTTTAGTCGAGTTTCATGAACCGTTCGGATTTTTTGATTTTGTGAAGCTTGAGCAGAATGCGCTTTGTGTGCTAACAGACAGCGGAACAGTACAAGAAGAGTGCTGCTTGTTTCACGTTCCTACTGTCACTATTCGTAAAACGACAGAACGTCCTGAAACTGTGGAATGCGGAAGCAATATGGTTTCGGGAATCGATGCCGAAAACATAGCAAACTGTACGGAGGTAATGATCAATCAACCGAAAACTTGGGCAATACCAGATGGATATGATCGAAATGACGTTTCTGACAGAGTGATAAAACTAGTGCTAGGGGGCATAAAAGTTGTTTAA
- a CDS encoding VOC family protein: MDKKIDHIGIAVRNIENSIHFYENVLTGKLIDRYISEATGVESEVAIMEVGGERIELLAPTNNTTSPIARFIRQKGKGVHHIAYRVDDLHAAIDELKKQGIRTLEDTLRINKHGRRLIYLNPADTEGTIIEYCDYPNHL, translated from the coding sequence GTGGATAAAAAAATTGATCACATTGGCATTGCAGTCCGAAACATTGAAAACAGTATCCACTTTTACGAAAACGTATTAACAGGTAAATTGATTGACCGTTATATAAGTGAAGCAACAGGCGTCGAAAGCGAGGTCGCGATCATGGAAGTAGGCGGGGAGAGAATTGAACTTCTGGCACCGACCAACAACACCACTTCTCCCATTGCCCGATTCATAAGACAGAAAGGCAAAGGCGTTCATCATATTGCTTATCGAGTCGATGACCTTCATGCAGCGATAGATGAACTGAAAAAACAAGGAATCCGAACTTTAGAAGATACTTTGCGGATAAACAAACACGGCAGGCGCTTGATCTATTTAAATCCTGCAGATACAGAAGGCACAATTATTGAATATTGTGATTACCCAAACCACTTGTGA
- a CDS encoding alpha/beta hydrolase encodes MKHIFRQGKDLTKPTLLLLHGTGGDETSLIPLAERFYEDASVLSVRGNVSENGMPRFFRRIAEGVFDEEDLIFRTKELHEFLDEAAEKYQFDREKLIAIGYSNGANIAASLLFHYRDALKGAILHHPMVPRRGIDLPDLSDKQVFIAAGTNDPLCSPLESKELFSLLKKANAEVQLHWENHGHQLTFEEANAAAEWYKAEILPEDF; translated from the coding sequence ATGAAACACATTTTCAGACAAGGAAAGGATCTGACAAAGCCAACGCTGCTTTTGCTGCATGGAACGGGAGGCGATGAAACTTCTCTTATACCACTTGCGGAAAGATTCTATGAAGATGCTTCTGTTTTAAGTGTACGGGGGAATGTTTCAGAAAACGGAATGCCACGATTCTTCCGGAGGATTGCAGAAGGAGTGTTTGACGAAGAGGATCTTATTTTTCGGACGAAGGAACTACATGAATTTCTCGACGAAGCAGCGGAAAAATATCAATTTGACCGGGAAAAATTGATTGCGATTGGTTATTCCAATGGAGCCAATATCGCAGCGAGCTTGTTGTTTCATTATCGTGATGCTCTAAAGGGAGCGATATTGCATCACCCAATGGTTCCAAGAAGAGGAATCGACCTGCCGGATCTTTCAGATAAGCAGGTGTTTATTGCTGCAGGTACGAATGATCCGTTATGTTCACCGCTGGAATCAAAGGAGCTCTTTTCGCTGCTCAAAAAGGCAAACGCTGAAGTGCAGCTCCATTGGGAAAATCATGGGCATCAACTGACGTTTGAAGAAGCAAACGCTGCAGCAGAGTGGTATAAAGCGGAAATTTTACCCGAAGACTTTTAG
- a CDS encoding MarR family winged helix-turn-helix transcriptional regulator — MVVEKTKEDGDLSLKLFVVLTRALQSVKKRVVEDIRTYGLNPTEFAVLELLYSKGEHPIQKIGDKVLIASSSITYVVDKLENKKLVERKACPKDRRTTYAEITAEGKKLMDDIFPNHKNSIQEIFGGLTADEKEEMIKQLKKLGFYAQGL; from the coding sequence ATGGTTGTTGAAAAAACGAAAGAAGACGGAGATCTTTCTCTCAAGTTATTTGTTGTATTGACTCGGGCATTGCAATCCGTAAAAAAGCGTGTAGTAGAAGACATACGAACCTATGGACTGAATCCAACGGAGTTTGCTGTTCTTGAGTTGTTATACAGCAAAGGTGAACATCCGATCCAGAAAATCGGCGATAAAGTATTAATCGCAAGCAGCAGTATTACGTACGTCGTCGATAAGCTGGAAAATAAAAAACTTGTAGAGAGAAAAGCATGTCCGAAGGATCGCCGCACCACATATGCGGAAATAACGGCTGAAGGTAAAAAATTAATGGACGATATTTTCCCGAATCACAAAAATTCCATTCAAGAAATATTTGGCGGACTAACTGCGGATGAAAAAGAAGAAATGATTAAACAGTTGAAAAAATTAGGGTTTTACGCTCAGGGTCTGTAA
- a CDS encoding MFS transporter, giving the protein MSAEQRKRLTILMINMFIAIGSFGIIIPILPAYLESIHQGGTAAGLMIAIFAGAQLVFSPIAGKWTDQYGRRKMIIFGLAGLTLSMFVFYAVHSIWLLYASRVIGGIGAALLIPAIFAYIADITTLDQRAKGNSLISAAMSLGIVVGPGIGGFLAGFGLKTPFLISAIVSLAAVIFSVLLLKESERNLTAPENQMAKDDESLARKMVRSVKMPIFIPLIITLVMSFGLMAYESVIGLFVDDQFGATPQQIAVMITATGMISVIVQLFVVDRIVHRYGEGSVLNIFLGVAAIGFFLSIVANSYVLFFGISLLIFLATSILRPVLNTLISKMAGNEQGFAMGMNNAYMSIGNVMGPTFAGMLYDVQITFPFILGLALLAMTLLITIVWQKRSLKQKAKKVVPEQV; this is encoded by the coding sequence ATGTCAGCTGAACAGCGGAAAAGATTGACGATTTTGATGATTAATATGTTTATTGCGATAGGAAGCTTCGGCATTATTATTCCGATTCTGCCGGCTTATTTAGAGTCAATTCATCAGGGAGGGACTGCTGCCGGTTTGATGATCGCTATTTTTGCGGGAGCGCAGCTTGTCTTTTCGCCGATTGCCGGGAAATGGACAGATCAATATGGCCGGAGAAAGATGATTATTTTTGGACTTGCAGGGTTAACGCTGTCCATGTTTGTTTTTTATGCGGTTCATTCAATTTGGCTGCTTTACGCTTCCCGTGTCATCGGCGGAATTGGCGCAGCTCTGCTTATTCCGGCTATTTTTGCCTATATTGCTGATATCACTACGCTGGATCAACGAGCAAAAGGGAATAGCCTGATCTCTGCTGCTATGTCTCTTGGAATCGTTGTTGGACCCGGGATCGGCGGGTTTTTAGCCGGTTTTGGATTGAAAACGCCATTTCTCATTTCTGCTATTGTATCGCTTGCAGCCGTTATTTTCTCCGTCTTGCTTCTTAAAGAAAGCGAGCGAAATCTCACTGCTCCTGAGAATCAGATGGCAAAGGATGACGAATCTCTCGCAAGAAAAATGGTTCGTTCCGTAAAGATGCCGATTTTTATTCCGCTGATCATTACATTGGTGATGAGCTTCGGATTAATGGCATATGAGTCAGTCATTGGGTTGTTTGTCGACGATCAGTTTGGCGCAACGCCTCAGCAAATTGCGGTGATGATCACCGCTACCGGAATGATCAGTGTGATCGTTCAGCTTTTTGTTGTAGATCGCATTGTACATAGATACGGAGAAGGCTCTGTTTTAAATATCTTTTTAGGGGTAGCCGCAATTGGTTTCTTTCTTTCGATCGTTGCCAACAGCTATGTTTTATTTTTTGGAATCTCGCTTTTAATTTTTCTGGCAACCTCTATCCTACGACCGGTTTTGAATACGCTTATCTCAAAAATGGCTGGAAATGAACAAGGGTTTGCCATGGGTATGAACAATGCGTATATGAGTATAGGAAATGTGATGGGGCCGACATTTGCCGGAATGTTATACGATGTTCAAATTACGTTTCCGTTCATTTTAGGCCTTGCGCTCTTAGCTATGACGCTGCTCATAACAATTGTTTGGCAAAAACGATCATTAAAGCAAAAGGCGAAAAAAGTTGTTCCTGAACAAGTGTAA